The following coding sequences lie in one Apium graveolens cultivar Ventura chromosome 1, ASM990537v1, whole genome shotgun sequence genomic window:
- the LOC141723235 gene encoding zinc finger protein JAGGED-like isoform X1, which produces MRPEEGNPLDLNNLPGEDSSAGAVAGGYRKKKNGCGKDESGKIYECRFCSLRFGKSQALGGHMNRHRQERETETLNRARQLVFSNDNLMPPTPPPHPHLVLGSGQLPISHGGYHHQTSDPYRTAGYPASRYYCGSSSSGNIPPPPPPPQSYMYPSPPRLVPYPPPHYNISPPINDYFVGHAVHATSQLPSYTTAPIVSPENNYTCIGAPVGGHGFKQGGCGGGGGEMSLLQNNNKFNSSNNNSNEVEGEGRSYPNSSMINQYQDGF; this is translated from the exons AT GAGACCAGAAGAAGGCAACCCATTAGACCTAAACAACCTCCCCGGGGAGGACTCATCTG CAGGGGCGGTAGCAGGAGGGTATAGAAAGAAGAAAAATGGCTGTGGAAAAGATGAAAGTGGGAAGATATACGAGTGTAGATTTTGCTCCCTCAGGTTCGGCAAATCTCAAGCTCTCGGGGGACACATGAACCGCCACCGACAAG AAAGAGAGACAGAAACACTCAACAGGGCTCGTCAGCTGGTGTTTAGTAATGATAACCTAATGCCACCCACACCTCCTCCTCATCCTCATCTCGTACTAGG CAGTGGACAACTACCAATCTCGCATGGAGGGTATCATCATCAGACAAGCGATCCATATCGAACTGCAGGCTATCCGGCTTCAAGATACTATTGTGGGTCTTCGTCATCAGGCAACAtaccaccaccacctccaccgCCTCAATCATATATGTACCCTTCCCCGCCACGCCTTGTTCCCTACCCTCCACCACATTACAATATCAGTCCACCAATCAACGACTACTTCGTAGGCCATGCGGTGCACGCAACAAGCCAATTACCAAGCTACACTACTGCACCCATAGTTTCGCCAGAAAACAATTACACGTGCATCGGTGCTCCGGTAGGGGGACATGGATTTAAGCAAGGAGGCTGTGGTGGCGGTGGTGGTGAGATGTCATTACTCCAAAAcaataataaatttaatagtagTAACAATAATAGTAATGAGGTGGAAGGGGAAGGTAGAAGCTATCCAAATTCGTCCATGATCAATCAGTATCAAGATGGATTCTAA
- the LOC141723235 gene encoding zinc finger protein JAGGED-like isoform X3 — protein MRPEEGNPLDLNNLPGEDSSGAVAGGYRKKKNGCGKDESGKIYECRFCSLRFGKSQALGGHMNRHRQERETETLNRARQLVFSNDNLMPPTPPPHPHLVLGSGQLPISHGGYHHQTSDPYRTAGYPASRYYCGSSSSGNIPPPPPPPQSYMYPSPPRLVPYPPPHYNISPPINDYFVGHAVHATSQLPSYTTAPIVSPENNYTCIGAPVGGHGFKQGGCGGGGGEMSLLQNNNKFNSSNNNSNEVEGEGRSYPNSSMINQYQDGF, from the exons AT GAGACCAGAAGAAGGCAACCCATTAGACCTAAACAACCTCCCCGGGGAGGACTCATCTG GGGCGGTAGCAGGAGGGTATAGAAAGAAGAAAAATGGCTGTGGAAAAGATGAAAGTGGGAAGATATACGAGTGTAGATTTTGCTCCCTCAGGTTCGGCAAATCTCAAGCTCTCGGGGGACACATGAACCGCCACCGACAAG AAAGAGAGACAGAAACACTCAACAGGGCTCGTCAGCTGGTGTTTAGTAATGATAACCTAATGCCACCCACACCTCCTCCTCATCCTCATCTCGTACTAGG CAGTGGACAACTACCAATCTCGCATGGAGGGTATCATCATCAGACAAGCGATCCATATCGAACTGCAGGCTATCCGGCTTCAAGATACTATTGTGGGTCTTCGTCATCAGGCAACAtaccaccaccacctccaccgCCTCAATCATATATGTACCCTTCCCCGCCACGCCTTGTTCCCTACCCTCCACCACATTACAATATCAGTCCACCAATCAACGACTACTTCGTAGGCCATGCGGTGCACGCAACAAGCCAATTACCAAGCTACACTACTGCACCCATAGTTTCGCCAGAAAACAATTACACGTGCATCGGTGCTCCGGTAGGGGGACATGGATTTAAGCAAGGAGGCTGTGGTGGCGGTGGTGGTGAGATGTCATTACTCCAAAAcaataataaatttaatagtagTAACAATAATAGTAATGAGGTGGAAGGGGAAGGTAGAAGCTATCCAAATTCGTCCATGATCAATCAGTATCAAGATGGATTCTAA
- the LOC141723235 gene encoding zinc finger protein JAGGED-like isoform X2, producing MRPEEGNPLDLNNLPGEDSSAGAVAGGYRKKKNGCGKDESGKIYECRFCSLRFGKSQALGGHMNRHRQERETETLNRARQLVFSNDNLMPPTPPPHPHLVLGGQLPISHGGYHHQTSDPYRTAGYPASRYYCGSSSSGNIPPPPPPPQSYMYPSPPRLVPYPPPHYNISPPINDYFVGHAVHATSQLPSYTTAPIVSPENNYTCIGAPVGGHGFKQGGCGGGGGEMSLLQNNNKFNSSNNNSNEVEGEGRSYPNSSMINQYQDGF from the exons AT GAGACCAGAAGAAGGCAACCCATTAGACCTAAACAACCTCCCCGGGGAGGACTCATCTG CAGGGGCGGTAGCAGGAGGGTATAGAAAGAAGAAAAATGGCTGTGGAAAAGATGAAAGTGGGAAGATATACGAGTGTAGATTTTGCTCCCTCAGGTTCGGCAAATCTCAAGCTCTCGGGGGACACATGAACCGCCACCGACAAG AAAGAGAGACAGAAACACTCAACAGGGCTCGTCAGCTGGTGTTTAGTAATGATAACCTAATGCCACCCACACCTCCTCCTCATCCTCATCTCGTACTAGG TGGACAACTACCAATCTCGCATGGAGGGTATCATCATCAGACAAGCGATCCATATCGAACTGCAGGCTATCCGGCTTCAAGATACTATTGTGGGTCTTCGTCATCAGGCAACAtaccaccaccacctccaccgCCTCAATCATATATGTACCCTTCCCCGCCACGCCTTGTTCCCTACCCTCCACCACATTACAATATCAGTCCACCAATCAACGACTACTTCGTAGGCCATGCGGTGCACGCAACAAGCCAATTACCAAGCTACACTACTGCACCCATAGTTTCGCCAGAAAACAATTACACGTGCATCGGTGCTCCGGTAGGGGGACATGGATTTAAGCAAGGAGGCTGTGGTGGCGGTGGTGGTGAGATGTCATTACTCCAAAAcaataataaatttaatagtagTAACAATAATAGTAATGAGGTGGAAGGGGAAGGTAGAAGCTATCCAAATTCGTCCATGATCAATCAGTATCAAGATGGATTCTAA